A section of the Schistosoma haematobium chromosome ZW, whole genome shotgun sequence genome encodes:
- the FUT8_2 gene encoding Alpha-(1,6)-fucosyltransferase (EggNog:ENOG410V7GY~COG:O) — MDRIPCSSHTFSLFLSSYKYCHALLNRVGIFSFASVLNIYLNRRVPETKFKNNFMLSLDVSSLFTNIPLQETVDFICNELTERRIETPIPASAIKQLILRCTMNAQFRFDNEYYRQLDGIAMRSPLGPLVADIFLAKLENGPLKSIISHLPTYYRYIDDTFIVLEKENDKDNLLNTFNNVHPSINFTSEDEQNDSISFLDVQLKRRADGTLKRGVHRKSAAGQYTHFYSAVPIRYKRNLIKILTHRARMICSEDTIEEELNNIRNLLSMNGYPMKFIDKHMMEKKTRTKIPTVHKKVLFIKLQFINDTIEETLTQKLRRAVKKTFNAARLNAIFYNYPKIRTANKDRLPEFAKSMCIYRFNCSCGASYIGRTIRQVRHRITEHHPSWLNKGQVKVIKSSILSHLVDTGHQVELNEAFKVIYNIPSNLPHGLRVRLLHIAEAIAIHVHKPDLCIQKRFVQPLSLPWPSV; from the coding sequence ATGGATCGCATACCCTGTTCATCACACACCTTTAGCTTATTTTTATCTAGTTATAAATATTGTCACGCTTTATTAAATAGAGTTGGCATATTCTCCTTCGCTTCCGTTCTTAATATCTATTTGAATAGACGAGTACCTGAAACAAAATTCAAGAATAATTTCATGTTATCACTTGATGTATCATCTTTATTCACTAACATTCCACTACAAGAAACAGTTGATTTTATTTGCAATGAACTAACAGAGAGACGCATAGAAACCCCGATTCCAGCATCCgcgataaaacagttaattcttagATGCACAATGAATGCACAATTCAGATTTGACAACGAATACTATAGACAGCTAGATGGAATTGCCATGAGATCACCATTGGGCCCTCTAGTGGCTGATATTTTCCTTGCAAAACTGGAAAACGGACCACTTAAAAGCATAATTAGccatttaccaacttattatCGCTATATAGACGACACCTTCATAGTACTAGAAAAAGAGAATGATAAGGACAATTTacttaatacatttaataacgttcatccatcaattaattttacatcagaagatgaacagaACGACAGCATATCATTTCTAGATGTCCAACTAAAAAGAAGAGCAGACGGAACTTTAAAAAGAGGGGTACACAGAAAATCTGCAGCAGGACAATACACTCATTTCTATAGTGCagttccaatcagatacaaaaggaacttgaTAAAAATCTTGACACATCGGGCTAGAATGATTTGCTCTGAAGACACCATCGAagaagaattgaataatattcggAACCTACTTAGCATGAATGGGTATcccatgaaattcatcgacaaacatatgatggagaagaaaacaaggacaaagATACCCACCGTCCATAAGAAGGtactattcataaaactacaattcataaatgacaccattgaagaaaccttaactcagaaactaagaagagccgtaaaaaaaacatttaatgctgccagattaaatgcaatcttctacaactatcctAAGATAAGAACAGCCAACAAAGACAGACtgcctgaattcgccaaatctatgtgtatctatcgtttcaactgctcctgtggagccagttatattgggcgtacaattcggcaagtccgtcatcgcattactgaacatcatccgtcgtggttaaacaaaggacaggtaaaagtgattaaaagttctattctctctcacttggttgacacaggtcatcaagtcgaattgaatgaagcttttaaggttatctacaatatcccatctaatttgccacatggtctacgagtgcgcctcttgcacattgcggaagccatcgcaatccatgttcacaaacctgacctttgcatacaaaagagattcgtacaaccactttccctgccctggccatcagtttaa
- the PPP3R1 gene encoding Calcineurin subunit B type 1 (EggNog:ENOG410W1WG~COG:T), with product MGNEASLPDLCSTFDVEEIKRLAKRFKKLDLDGSGSLSVKEFMSLPELQQNPLVARVIEIFDTDGNGEVDFKEFIDGMSQFSVKGEKEAKLKFAFKIYDMDKDGYISNGELFQVLKMMVGNNLKDTQLQQIVDKTIMFADKDGDGRISFEEFCEVVSGLDVHKKMVVDV from the exons ATGGGGAATGAAGCTTCTCTTCCAGATCTTTGCTCTACATTTGACGTTGAGGAAATAAAACGTTTGGCCAAACGATTTAAAAAACTAGATCTTGATGGTTCTGGATCTTTAAGTGTAAAAGAGTTCATGAGTCTTCCTGAACTTCAACAAAACCCTCTAGTTGCAAGGGTTATCGAGATTTTTGATACGGATGGCAATGGAGAAGTTGACTTCAAGGAATTCATAGATGGAATGTCACAGTTTAGTGTAAAGGGTGAGAAGGAAGCAAAGTTGAAATTCGCGTTTAAAATATACGACATGGACAAAGATGGATACATTAGTAATGGCGAATTATTTCAG GTTTTGAAAATGATGGTTGGAAATAACTTAAAAGATACTCAATTACAACAAATAGTGGATAAAACTATCATGTTTGCTGACAAAGACGGTGATGGTCGGATTTCATTTGAGGAGTTTTGTGAAGTTGTTAGCGGTCTTGATGTGCACAAGAAAATGGTAGTTGATGTTTGA